The Halotia branconii CENA392 region GGGAAGAAGAGGCAGAGGGGCAGGGGGCAGGGTGCAGGGGGGATGAAGAAAAATTCCTCTTTCTGCTTTTCTTCCTGCTTTCCCTAGTCCCCAGCCTCTAGCCCCTAGATCCTAGCCCCTACTTCTAAATATAAAATCTAAAAATCCTCTGAGAAGATAAGATACTCTGGTTGAGTCAGTAACTGGCAATGCGTTTAAAAGTTTCACAATATTTGGTTGCGCTTTTGATGGTCAGTGCTTTGATGTTGGGAGGATGTTCAACAGAGCAGGTTACTTCTTCTAACTCTTCTCCAACCTCCGCAGCAGTGGAGACAAGTACTGCAACAACTACTGCTGAAGCAACATCTGTATCACAAACTACTAGTGAGAGTATTCCTGGAATGAAAGATTTACCACGGCTCGAAGGCAAAGCTACTGTGGTGATGACGGTTAAAGGTTCGCCGATTACTATCGAAGTAGACGGTACGAATGCCCCAATTACAGCCGGCAACTTCGTAGATTTAGTGCAAAAAGGTGTATATGATGGGTTAGTTTTCCATCGAGTTGTACGCGAACCCCAACCGTTTGTAGTGCAAGGGGGCGACCCCCAAAGCAAAGACCCGAAAGTTCCGGCAAATAGGCTGGGAACAGGGGGCTATATTGACCCGAAAACTGGCAATGAGCGCCGTATACCCTTAGAAATTAAGCCACAAGGGGAACCAAACCCAATTTACGGTAAGACATTAGAATCAGCTGGGGTAACGAAACCACCTGAGTTGCAGCATAAAATGGGTGCAGTGGCAATGGCGCGATCGCAAATGCCCGATTCAGCTTCTTCACAGTTTTACTTCGCCCTAGCAGATCTAGCGTTCCTAGATGGTAGCTACGCTGTTTTTGGCAAAGTCACTGACGGATTCGATGTAGTTAATAAAATTCAGCAAGGCGATCGCATCGACTCTGCTAAAGTCACTCAAGGCGCAGAAAATCTGAAAACACCCGGTTCGTAGGAAGCAGGGAGGCAGAGGAAGAAGCAGGGGGGCAGGGAGCAGGGAGCAGGGGAGACAGAAAGACAGTTCTTTTCTCAACTCTCCTTGTCCCCAATTCCTTTTCTTCTCCATGCCCCATGACGGCAGTTGCTCTACTTGGGGAAACCCCAAGACCGCACTGCCTCCCCAATGCCCTATGCCCCATACCCCATTGGTTAAAGTCGTTATCACTGGTATTGGTTTAGTTTCTGCTTTAGGCACAAGCCTAGAGGAGAGTTGGCAAAAATTAATTGCGGCTAAATCTGGAATTAAATGGTATCAACCATTTCCAAAACTCGAACCGTTTCCTTTAGGCTTGATTGGTCAACAACCAGCAAAATTAAAAAGACTGACCCAAACAGTTGTCGCTGCTGCATTGCAAGATAGCGGCTTAAATCCTCCTTTACCCGACTGTGCTGTGGTTATTGGATCAAGTCGCAGTCATCAGGGATCTTGGGAGTTGCTAGCACGACAAATGCATGGGTATGATTCCACCACCTGGGAAAACAAAGAGGTGGTTTTAGAAGATTGGTTAAATACCCTACCCCATACAAATGCGATCGCAGCGGCACGACAAATTGGCGCAACAGGCACAGTTTTAGCACCGATGGCAGCTTGTGCTACTGGTATTTGGGCGCTTGCTCAAGCGGCTCTACTCGTGCAAACTGGTCAATATCAAAGAGCGATCGCTGGAGCAGTAGAAGCACCAATTACACCTTTAACTTTGGCAGGTTTTCAGCAAATGGGGGCTTTAGCGAAGACTGGGGCTTATCCCTTTGATTTGCGCCGAGAAGGTTTAGTTTTAGGTGAAGGCGCAGCCGTATTTGTCTTGGAATCAGCCGAATTGGCAAAACAGCGTCAGGCAAAAATTTATGGTGAAATTCTCGGTTTTGGCTTGACAACAGACGCATATCATCCCAACCAGCCAGAACCAGCAGGTAAAAGTGCGATCGCTGCTATCAAGCAATGCCTAGAACGCAGTAACCTAACACTAGCTGATATTGATTATATTCATGCTCATGGTACGGCCACTCTCCTCAATGACCGTATAGAAAGCAAGATAATTCAGCAGTTATTTCCCCAAGGTGTAGCCGTCAGTTCTACTAAAGGAGCTACAGGTCATACATTAGGAGCATCAGGAGCTTTGGGTGTGGCTTTTTCTCTGTTGGCATTAAAGCATCAAACTTTACCCCCTTGTGTGGGATTGCAGCAGTCAGAGTTTGATTTAAACTTAGTTACAGCAGCACACTACAGTAAAATTCAGCAAGTGCTGTGTTTCAGTTTTGGCTTTGGTGGTCAAAATGCGATCATTGCTTTGAGATAAATATCTAGTTAGTAAAAATTGCTGCCATCTTAGTTGTATTTTCCTCAAACCACTCTTCTAGCAGAATTGTGTTTATCACTGCATCAACTACACTCTGGCGGGTTGCTTTCCCTTCAAGAAACCAGCCTGTCCAATAAATAATGCAGCTTGCTCTCTGTAAACGCCAAACTAACGCCAGCGCCTCTACCTCAGCCGGAATCAAAGAAATATGCTTGGAATATCCTGCGCTGAAAGTTTGCACAAACTCCCAATGCGGCGTTTCTTGCCAAGAGAATCGGGTGAAATGATCAAGTGCTGCAACATAATCCATTAAGCGCAAATCTGAAGTTGCAAACTCGAAATCCAACACCCCAACTACACGGTTTGCTATCAGCAGAACATTAGGGCTAAGGTAATCTGCATGAGTTGTTTGTACTGGAAGTGTTTTATATAAATTTGGTGCAGCTTCAATAACTTTTGTTAAAAACTTAGTAATGTACTCTTGCTCTTTTAAAGGTAATTTCAGTGATTGCAGTGCTACCAAAGGATCTGTCACTAATGGATGAATATGCTCAAGATCTCCCCATGCTGGTAATTGCGCCATTTCTGCCTCTAAATCAAATTTAGCAAGGGCGTGATGTAATTCTCCAAGTACTTGGCCAACAGCATAAGTATGAGCAAGATTTTTTCGTTCCGCAGGCTGACCTGAAATGAAAGGAAGTAAAGCAACGCGCAGTAATGAGTGATTTTGATTAACTAAAATCAATGTCTCACCCAACAAGTTTGGTATGGGAGTTGGGAGTGCAAACGACAAATTGCATGATTTCAGGTGTGCTAACAGTGAGTGTTCATACTGAATTTGTGCATTGGTTATAGTGTCGTTGTAAAGTTTTAAAACAAAATTGCCAGCTTGTGTTTCTACAAAAAAGGTTGTATTGACTGTACCTTGGTTTGTTGGTTTAACTGTTAAATTACCAAGAAATGACCATTCCCTAAGCACTTCAACAACGTCTTGCATGGATAACTGCAAATTCTGAGGCTTTTGCATAACCGAGTAAAGCACACAGGATATTGTGCCAAGATAGTCAAAAAAGTTGAACAGCAGGATTATTATGACTCTTTTAATAGCCGTTTCGTCAAAAGCGATCGCGCTGAAATAATCCCAAGCTGATGTCAAAAATGTCAAAAAAATGAGCGAATGGACATATCTTGCAACCCACCTCGCAAGAAATCGATATGATAGAAAAGTCGATAAAACTTAAAGAATATTTATCAAATGCTGATTGACTCCTCTGGCTTGTCCAAGGTCAAAGACTCAGTAAAGGAAAAAATTTTCTTCGGTCATGAACCTACTGCCGAATTAATTGCGATTCTTACCGTCTACTTTGTCCAAGGAATTTTAGGATTGGCTCGTCTAGCCGTCAGCTTTTTCCTAAAAGATGAATTGTTACTCAGTCCAGCGCAGGTGTCCGCCCTCATGGGAATTGTCGCCCTACCTTGGATTATCAAGCCAGTGTTTGGTTTTGTATCCGATGGCTTACCCATATTTGGCTACCGCCGCCGTCCGTATTTGGTGCTATCTGGGATACTAGGAGCCGTTTCTTGGGTGAGTCTGGCAACAATAGTTGATACTAGCTGGGCGGCTACAGCAGTCATTGCTCTTGGTTCGCTCTCTGTTGCCGTTAGTGATGTAATAGCTGACTCACTGGTTGTAGAACGAGCCAGAGTCGAGTCACAAGCGGATGCAGGTTCCCTACAATCTCTGTGTTGGGGTGCTTCCGCTGTTGGAGGTTTAGTAACAGCATACTTTAGTGGAATGCTACTCCAACATTTCACTACCCGTACTGTATTTTTGATTACTGCTTCGTTTCCTCTTATCGTCTCCGCAGTAGCTTGGTTAATTGCCGAGTCTCCCGTCAGCAAAGACAAGAGCGAAAGTGATAACACTAATTCTTTAAGTGTTAGGCATCAACTGGTACAATTACGCCGAGCCATCACCCAAAAAGCCATTTGGCTACCAACAGTATTTGTATTTATTTGGCTATCGACTCCCACAGCAGAATCAGCCTTTTTCTTCTTCACAACCAACGAACTCCACTTTGAACCAGAATTTTTGGGGCGAGTCCGGTTGGTAACTAGTGCTGCTTCTTTAATTGGGATTTGGATTTTTCAGCGTTTTTTGAAAAGCGTCTCATTTCGTGTCATTTTTGGTTGGAGTACTGTTATTTCAGCGATGTTGGGTATGACAATGCTGTTGCTAGTAACTCACACCAACCGAGCTTTAGGTATCGATGACCATTGGTTTAGTTTGGGAGACAGTCTCATACTAACTGTGATGGGTCAAATCTCTTATATGCCAGTGTTGGTATTAGCAGCGAGACTTTGTCCTCCTGGAGTCGAAGCAACTTTATTTGCCTTGTTGATGTCAATATCAAACTTAGCAGCAATGGTTTCTTACGAATTTGGAGCCATGATTATGCATTGGCTGGGCATTACTGAAACCAACTTTGAGTTGCTTTGGCTATTGGTAATCATTACTAACCTCAGCACACTATTACCACTACCGTTCCTTGGTTGGCTGCCTGCTAGCAACTCGGAAACCGAAACTCCAACATTGCAGCCAGCACTAGCAGCAAGCGGTGAACAAGAATTTTTACCTGATTTAATACCTGAGTTAATGCTGCGAGAACCAGAATCAAAAGCAGTTGAATAACGAAGACTTGATTTTACATATAGGACTTACGCAAGAACTCTCTGAAACTCTTATTTCTCTGTGTTCTCTGCGGTTTAATTTTCCGTTACTGGTGCGTAAGTCCTGATAAACAAAAGGGTAAAATATGAAATTATTGCAATTAATTTCGTAGTCAGGGCTAAAGCCCTTTTTGGAGGATTAAGAGAATGTTTAAAAAGTCCCTAATGATGTATCAAATAGTTTGAGATCCCCCTAAATCCCCCTTAAAAAGGGGGACTTTGATTCTAGTTCCCCCCTTTTTAAGGGGGGCTAGGGGGGATCAACAAGTGTCTAAAATCACAGCTAATCACTTTTCAAACAACCTCTAAAGTCCTCTCTACGAGACGCTACGCATAGCTTGCTTCCTCGCAGACACTACAAACCTTTAATTATTTGCGCCGTCCTAATTTATGCAGAATTTAGAAATCGAAAAAAAAGTAACCTTAGAAAAATCTTATGCTCGTGAAGACTGGCAGGGAGGATATCAATCTCTCACTCAAGAATATGATTATTGGATTGATGATGTAGAAGGACAAATTCCCTCAGAACTCCAAGGCACGTTATTTAGAAATGGCCCTGGTTTGCTAGATATAAATGGAGAACGCATTCATCACCCTTTTGATGGTGATGGCATGATTAGCCGAATCAGTTTTATTAATGGTCGCGCTCATTTTCGCAATCGTTTTGTTCATACCGAAGGTTATTTAGCAGAACAAAAAGCTGGAAAAATTCTCTATCGTGGTGTTTTTGGTACTCAAAAAGCCGGTGGTTGGTTAGCTAATTTATTTGATTTTCAAATTAAAAATATTGCCAACACCAACGTTATCTACTGGGGTGGTAAACTTTTAGCATTATGGGAAGCTGCTGAACCGCATCGCCTCGATCCTCATACCTTAGAAACATTAGGCAAAGAGTACTTCAATGGTGTTTTATCAACAGGTGAAGCTTTTGGCGCTCATCCTCGTTTTGACCTTAGTTGCGCTCAAGATGGAGGCGTGCCTTGCTTAGTCAACTTTTCGATTCAGCCAGGACTATCTACTAAAATTACTATTTTTGAACTCAATCTAGCTGGCGAAATTATTAGGAAATACGCTCGTAGTGTTCCAGGTTTTTGTTTTATTCACGACTTTGTAATTACCCCTAATTATTGTATATTCTTTCAAAATCCTGTTATTTTCAACCCCATACCTTTAGCTTTAGGCATACGCGCAGCTGGTGAATGTATTAAGTTTCAACCAAATCAACCAACTCGGATTATAGTTATTCCTCGCAACTGGCAAACAAAGCAAACAGGTGTAAAAATTCTGGAAACTCAATCTGGTTTTGTTTTCCATCACATCAATGCTTTTGAGGTGGAAAAGGAAATTGTAATTGACTCTATTTGTTATGAATCTTTACCCGAAGTTGAGCCAGAAAGTGATTTTCGACAAGTTGATTTTGAAGCGCAATCACCTGGGCAACTTTGGCGGTTTACTCTCAATCTTCAGGATGAGACAGTAAAAAAAGAGTTGATTGAAAACCGCTGTTGTGAGTTTCCGACTATAAATCCAGCTAATGCGGGACAATCTTATCGATATCTGTATATGGGTGCTACTGATCAAGAAACTGGTAATGCTCCTTTGCAAGCGTTGCTGAAGATTGATTTAGAGTCTGGGGAAAGACAACTTTGGAGTGTTGCACCCCGTGGTTTTATGGGTGAACCGATTTTTGTACCGCGTCCAGGTTCAACTAAGGAAGATGATGGTTGGGTATTGGCTTTAGTTTATGATGCTGCTGATCATCGCTCAGATGTGGTGATTTTGGATGCTAATGATTTTGGTAAAGGTGCGATCGCTAGGCTACATCTCCAGCATCATATTCCTTATGGTCTACATGGTAGCTTTACTTCTGAAGTTTTTAAATTGGTCTGATATCATAAAAGCAAAATAAAAATGTAACAAAAACTACAAAATCCTGAATGTCTCAGAAAATCAGG contains the following coding sequences:
- a CDS encoding carotenoid oxygenase family protein, encoding MQNLEIEKKVTLEKSYAREDWQGGYQSLTQEYDYWIDDVEGQIPSELQGTLFRNGPGLLDINGERIHHPFDGDGMISRISFINGRAHFRNRFVHTEGYLAEQKAGKILYRGVFGTQKAGGWLANLFDFQIKNIANTNVIYWGGKLLALWEAAEPHRLDPHTLETLGKEYFNGVLSTGEAFGAHPRFDLSCAQDGGVPCLVNFSIQPGLSTKITIFELNLAGEIIRKYARSVPGFCFIHDFVITPNYCIFFQNPVIFNPIPLALGIRAAGECIKFQPNQPTRIIVIPRNWQTKQTGVKILETQSGFVFHHINAFEVEKEIVIDSICYESLPEVEPESDFRQVDFEAQSPGQLWRFTLNLQDETVKKELIENRCCEFPTINPANAGQSYRYLYMGATDQETGNAPLQALLKIDLESGERQLWSVAPRGFMGEPIFVPRPGSTKEDDGWVLALVYDAADHRSDVVILDANDFGKGAIARLHLQHHIPYGLHGSFTSEVFKLV
- a CDS encoding peptidylprolyl isomerase — protein: MRLKVSQYLVALLMVSALMLGGCSTEQVTSSNSSPTSAAVETSTATTTAEATSVSQTTSESIPGMKDLPRLEGKATVVMTVKGSPITIEVDGTNAPITAGNFVDLVQKGVYDGLVFHRVVREPQPFVVQGGDPQSKDPKVPANRLGTGGYIDPKTGNERRIPLEIKPQGEPNPIYGKTLESAGVTKPPELQHKMGAVAMARSQMPDSASSQFYFALADLAFLDGSYAVFGKVTDGFDVVNKIQQGDRIDSAKVTQGAENLKTPGS
- a CDS encoding folate/biopterin family MFS transporter gives rise to the protein MLIDSSGLSKVKDSVKEKIFFGHEPTAELIAILTVYFVQGILGLARLAVSFFLKDELLLSPAQVSALMGIVALPWIIKPVFGFVSDGLPIFGYRRRPYLVLSGILGAVSWVSLATIVDTSWAATAVIALGSLSVAVSDVIADSLVVERARVESQADAGSLQSLCWGASAVGGLVTAYFSGMLLQHFTTRTVFLITASFPLIVSAVAWLIAESPVSKDKSESDNTNSLSVRHQLVQLRRAITQKAIWLPTVFVFIWLSTPTAESAFFFFTTNELHFEPEFLGRVRLVTSAASLIGIWIFQRFLKSVSFRVIFGWSTVISAMLGMTMLLLVTHTNRALGIDDHWFSLGDSLILTVMGQISYMPVLVLAARLCPPGVEATLFALLMSISNLAAMVSYEFGAMIMHWLGITETNFELLWLLVIITNLSTLLPLPFLGWLPASNSETETPTLQPALAASGEQEFLPDLIPELMLREPESKAVE
- a CDS encoding beta-ketoacyl-ACP synthase, coding for MPHTPLVKVVITGIGLVSALGTSLEESWQKLIAAKSGIKWYQPFPKLEPFPLGLIGQQPAKLKRLTQTVVAAALQDSGLNPPLPDCAVVIGSSRSHQGSWELLARQMHGYDSTTWENKEVVLEDWLNTLPHTNAIAAARQIGATGTVLAPMAACATGIWALAQAALLVQTGQYQRAIAGAVEAPITPLTLAGFQQMGALAKTGAYPFDLRREGLVLGEGAAVFVLESAELAKQRQAKIYGEILGFGLTTDAYHPNQPEPAGKSAIAAIKQCLERSNLTLADIDYIHAHGTATLLNDRIESKIIQQLFPQGVAVSSTKGATGHTLGASGALGVAFSLLALKHQTLPPCVGLQQSEFDLNLVTAAHYSKIQQVLCFSFGFGGQNAIIALR
- a CDS encoding phosphotransferase is translated as MTSAWDYFSAIAFDETAIKRVIIILLFNFFDYLGTISCVLYSVMQKPQNLQLSMQDVVEVLREWSFLGNLTVKPTNQGTVNTTFFVETQAGNFVLKLYNDTITNAQIQYEHSLLAHLKSCNLSFALPTPIPNLLGETLILVNQNHSLLRVALLPFISGQPAERKNLAHTYAVGQVLGELHHALAKFDLEAEMAQLPAWGDLEHIHPLVTDPLVALQSLKLPLKEQEYITKFLTKVIEAAPNLYKTLPVQTTHADYLSPNVLLIANRVVGVLDFEFATSDLRLMDYVAALDHFTRFSWQETPHWEFVQTFSAGYSKHISLIPAEVEALALVWRLQRASCIIYWTGWFLEGKATRQSVVDAVINTILLEEWFEENTTKMAAIFTN